In Drosophila miranda strain MSH22 chromosome Y unlocalized genomic scaffold, D.miranda_PacBio2.1 Contig_Y3_pilon, whole genome shotgun sequence, a single window of DNA contains:
- the LOC117194544 gene encoding kinesin-like protein Klp61F, which translates to MDTSNNVRLQLQQQQACKSNQNIQVYVRVRPLNARDRCIRSAEVVDVLNPREILTPHPRLEVDEEVYV; encoded by the exons ATGGACACATCGAACAACGTACGCCTGCaacttcagcagcagcaggcatgCAAATCGAATCAAAACATTCAGGTCTATGTGCGCGTTAG GCCGCTGAATGCACGCGATCGATGCATACGCTCCGCAGAGGTTGTGGATGTGCTCAATCCACGCGAGATCCTCACGCCACACCCTCGACTCGAAGTTGACGAAGAAGTTTACGTTTGA